A section of the Ruficoccus amylovorans genome encodes:
- a CDS encoding MFS transporter — translation MQIPVSDRIPFRQKIAFSLGGQMDFLATGLTLGTLWMPFFNIGLGMNPVLVGLVLMVLRIWDALTDPLVGNLSDNARTRWGRRRPFMFVGAILTACLYPLLWRVPMEYGSNVAFGLLLAISLAFCTVFTVWSMPYYGLQMELTPNYDERTRLTAWMTFWGKIVGVAGGWVMAFMSCSLFADPETGEADIVHGMKVSSWVIAALILVLGLLPALFVKERYYEKETSHQPRDPFWQSIRESFRCGPMWCLIAVAFFVVIGNMSVASLGQYVNIYVINNGDIADASIIEGWKYTAMFAVGLATIPLWTWMSERLDKRLVMVLLIIGGMAGHLMYYFCLRPDMPYLQILPAVMQSGTIAAIWLFLPSMKADVADYDETRTRRRREGALNAFFSWFIKAALACATGASGLFLELSGFDVSLASQPEEVLRNMVWLYLLTPIVFLGLAVLFLAVYPLSRTRMSTIREELEARRGQW, via the coding sequence ATGCAGATACCCGTTTCCGACCGGATCCCGTTCCGACAGAAAATTGCCTTCAGCCTCGGAGGGCAGATGGACTTTCTCGCGACCGGACTCACGCTCGGAACGCTCTGGATGCCCTTCTTCAATATCGGGCTGGGCATGAATCCGGTGCTGGTCGGGCTGGTCCTGATGGTGCTGAGAATCTGGGATGCGCTGACCGACCCGCTGGTGGGAAACCTTTCTGACAATGCCCGCACGCGTTGGGGCCGGCGGCGGCCTTTCATGTTTGTCGGGGCGATCCTGACGGCGTGCCTTTACCCGCTGTTGTGGCGCGTGCCGATGGAGTACGGATCGAATGTTGCCTTCGGCCTCCTGCTGGCGATCAGCCTCGCGTTCTGCACGGTTTTCACAGTCTGGTCGATGCCCTACTACGGCCTGCAAATGGAGCTGACCCCGAACTACGACGAGCGCACGCGGCTGACCGCGTGGATGACGTTCTGGGGGAAAATCGTCGGGGTGGCCGGCGGTTGGGTCATGGCGTTCATGAGTTGCTCGCTCTTTGCCGACCCGGAGACGGGAGAGGCTGACATCGTGCATGGGATGAAGGTCTCAAGCTGGGTGATCGCAGCGCTGATCCTGGTGCTGGGGCTTCTGCCCGCGCTCTTTGTCAAGGAGCGCTATTATGAGAAGGAAACCAGCCATCAGCCGCGCGACCCCTTCTGGCAGAGTATTCGGGAGTCGTTCCGGTGCGGGCCTATGTGGTGCCTGATCGCGGTGGCGTTCTTTGTCGTCATTGGAAACATGTCCGTCGCGAGCCTCGGGCAGTATGTGAATATTTACGTCATCAACAACGGTGACATCGCCGACGCCTCGATCATCGAAGGGTGGAAATACACCGCGATGTTCGCCGTTGGGCTGGCGACAATTCCGCTGTGGACCTGGATGAGTGAGCGGCTCGACAAGCGGCTGGTCATGGTGCTGCTCATTATCGGCGGGATGGCCGGGCACCTGATGTACTACTTCTGTCTGCGGCCGGACATGCCCTACCTTCAGATCCTTCCGGCGGTGATGCAGTCGGGCACGATTGCGGCGATCTGGCTGTTCCTGCCCTCGATGAAGGCGGATGTGGCCGACTACGACGAGACCAGGACCAGGCGCCGTCGTGAGGGAGCCCTCAATGCCTTTTTCTCCTGGTTTATCAAGGCGGCGCTGGCTTGCGCCACGGGGGCGAGCGGGCTGTTTCTGGAGCTTTCGGGCTTTGATGTTTCGCTGGCTTCCCAGCCCGAGGAGGTGCTGCGCAACATGGTCTGGCTCTATCTGCTGACCCCCATTGTCTTCCTCGGGCTGGCCGTGTTGTTCCTGGCCGTTTACCCGCTTTCGCGCACGCGCATGTCCACCATCCGTGAGGAACTTGAAGCCCGTCGTGGGCAATGGTGA